A genomic region of Cyprinus carpio isolate SPL01 chromosome B11, ASM1834038v1, whole genome shotgun sequence contains the following coding sequences:
- the LOC109056038 gene encoding multiple epidermal growth factor-like domains protein 6 codes for MTGWFMLCLLCMGLNYHPADLAYYSGYWNHLRHCHRPNCFHGYNRFTMGYQIPDIDECQVHNGGCQHKCVNTRGSYHCQCNAGSRLHVDGRTCIAIHSCSVGNGGCEHFCVQQTAGHLQCRCRLGYRLDGDGKHCKSENPCAERNGGCSQECRRDGDQARCGCRQGYQLAEDGKTCEDIDECQTGQADCAHGCRNTRGSFMCVCPTAYELGVDGKQCYRIDMEIVNSCDHNNGGCSHHCEHSTSGPVCSCNQGYQLDVDHKTCIDINECVEGSSCCEHDCTNYPGGYECYCTAGYRLNADGCSCDDIDECLAANGGCDHTCQNSAGSFKCSCRRGYRLDEDRHSCILLEESLEALSSGQVVDRPRPQLTVLQDYEQILERYDDYEDDTGELRAESTLTEKYMCLNDSFGFDCSLSCEDCANGGVCNKHRSGCDCPDGWTGIVCNETCPEGWFGRNCSLSCKCKNGGVCDPLTGSCRCPPGVSGELCQDGCPKGLYGKLCNKKCNCANNGRCHRTYGACLCDPGLYGRFCHLPCPKWTFGPGCSEECQCVQQNSIECHRHHGTCICKPGYRGDTCKDECESGFFGSGCDNKCSCPAGVTCDHVTGACQPQCPAGKTGDKCDQDCVDGRFGIGCSQSCDCSGAPCDRITGQCLCPTGTFGKHCEKECAEGLWGVGCQESCPACENGGRCDPHDGTCVCAPGFIGRLCQNMCPAGRFGAGCQLRCACDNGGHCHPVTGRCSCPPGWTGHSCRKACDTGRWGLDCVSVCDCGNRDGGCDAQTGRCHCEAGFTGPRCDQKCPAGSFGPGCKHRCQCENQASCDHVGGACTCKIGWTGTFCEKACPQGFYGLDCQQRCVCMNGGLCDHVSGECACRPGWVGPHCNQTCPAGLYGVSCSQTCVCHNNSSCDAVSGQCECSAGWTGDTCTQRCSPGFFGTGCAQRCLCQSGGSCDPESGRCFCPSGWTGSACELECRLGWFCQDRCECLNGAQCDGQTGRCVCQPGWTGQHCENACVSGRFGVSCEGRCECDHSAHCHHVSGQCLCPAGWRGRHCEKACLPGSYGQDCVQRCFCPPGTSCHHVTGRCGCPPGYTGNGCEQICLPGTFGINCNQLCQCSERNQLCHPVSGVCYCAPGFTGPKCEQACAEGFYGPGCERRCQCENGGVCLSVSGACECPAGFIGARCHLTCPAGRYGPDCGRVAVCGKRARSDPVTGQCVCVCVCSMSRGPFGPDCSQRCDCSNRGLCDAGSGNCSCGLGWTGSRCERECAEGRFGPDCALQCLCQNNSTCDRVTGSCRCQPGYYGHLCQHACPAGLFGSGCQQVCDCVNGASCHPRTGQCVCPAGFHGSRCERECEQGTFGLNCSRSCDCAEDTACDPVSGRCICASGKTGVRCDGDCSEARFGPDCALSCECENGSLCDRRNGRCLCLSGWIGLTCSQRVPPDV; via the exons ATGACAGGCTGGTTCATGCTTTGTCTCCTGTGTATGGGGCTTAATTATCATCCAGCTGATCTGGCCTATTATTCTGGCTATTGGAATCATTTGAGACACTGCCATAGGCCAAACTGTTTCCATGGATACAACCGATTCACTATGGGATACCAGATACCAG ATATTGACGAATGCCAGGTGCATAATGGTGGCTGCCAGCACAAGTGTGTGAACACCAGGGGTTCGTATCACTGCCAGTGTAACGCTGGATCTCGACTGCACGTGGATGGACGCACATGCATCG CCATCCACTCCTGTAGCGTTGGGAACGGTGGCTGTGAGCATTTCTGTGTCCAGCAGACGGCGGGTCATTTGCAGTGCCGCTGCCGACTCGGTTACAGACTGGACGGGGATGGGAAACATTGCAAAT CGGAGAATCCGTGTGCGGAGCGAAACGGTGGTTGTTCTCAGGAATGCCGCAGGGATGGAGATCAGGCCCGCTGTGGATGTCGTCAAGGTTATCAGCTGGCTGAAGATGGCAAGACCTGTGAAG ACATTGATGAGTGTCAGACGGGCCAGGCGGACTGCGCTCATGGTTGTCGTAACACCAGAGGatctttcatgtgtgtgtgtcccacTGCCTATGAGCTGGGTGTTGATGGCAAGCAGTGCTATC GTATCGATATGGAGATTGTAAACAGCTGTGATCATAATAACGGCGGTTGTTCTCATCACTGCGAACATTCAACCAGTGGACCCGTGTGCAGCTGTAACCAAGGATACCAGCTGGACGTCGACCACAAGACCTGCATCG ATATAAATGAGTGTGTAGAGGGCAGCTCGTGTTGTGAGCACGACTGCACAAACTATCCTGGAGGTTACGAGTGTTACTGTACAGCTGGATATCGACTGAACGCAGATGGATGCAGCTGTGATG ATATAGACGAGTGTTTGGCTGCAAACGGAGGATGTGATCACACGTGTCAGAACAGCGCTGGCTCCTTCAAGTGCTCCTGTAGACGCGGGTATCGTCTCGATGAGGACAGACACTCATGTATAT TGCTGGAGGAGTCGTTGGAGGCTTTGAGCAGTGGTCAGGTGGTGGACAGACCCCGACCTCAGCTCACTGTTCTGCAGGACTATGAGCAAATCCTGGAGCGATACGATGACTATGAGGATGACACGGGAGAACTGCGCGCTGAGAGCACCTTAACTGAGAAATACA TGTGTTTGAACGATTCGTTCGGCTTCGACTGCAGTCTGTCGTGTGAGGATTGTGCTAATGGAGGAGTGTGTAACAAACACAGAAGCGGCTGTGACTGTCCTGACGGATGGACGGGAATTGTGTGTAATGAGA CGTGTCCAGAGGGCTGGTTCGGCAGGAATTGCTCGTTGAGTTGTAAGTGTAAGAACGGCGGCGTGTGTGATCCGCTCACCGGGAGCTGCCGCTGTCCACCAGGGGTCAGTGGAGAGCTGTGTCAGGACG GTTGTCCCAAGGGTCTCTATGGGAAGCTCTGTAATAAGAAGTGTAATTGTGCTAATAACGGACGGTGTCATCGCACTTATGGGGCGTGTCTGTGTGACCCGGGACTGTATGGAAGGTTCTGCCACCTAC CATGTCCCAAGTGGACGTTTGGCCCGGGCTGTTCTGAGGAGTGTCAGTGTGTTCAGCAGAATTCCATAGAGTGTCACCGTCATCATGGCACCTGCATCTGCAAGCCTGGTTATCGGGGTGACACCTGCAAAGACG AGTGTGAATCAGGCTTCTTTGGCTCTGGTTGTGATAATAAATGCTCCTGTCCAGCTGGAGTGACCTGTGATCATGTGACCGGAGCGTGTCAACCGCAGTGTCCAGCTGGAAAGACAGGAGACAAGTGTGACCAAG ATTGCGTTGATGGGAGATTTGGGATTGGCTGCTCTCAGTCATGTGACTGCTCAGGGGCACCATGTGACAGGATCACTGGCCAATGCTTGTGTCCCACTGGAACGTTTGGAAAACATTGTGAAAAAG AGTGTGCAGAGGGTCTCTGGGGTGTTGGATGTCAGGAATCGTGTCCGGCGTGTGAGAACGGAGGCCGCTGTGACCCGCATGATGGCACATGTGTCTGCGCTCCTGGATTCATCGGCAGATTGTGCCAGAACA TGTGTCCCGCGGGACGCTTCGGTGCGGGCTGTCAGCTCAGATGTGCCTGTGATAATGGAGGACACTGCCATCCTGTAACCGGACGCTGCTCGTGTCCTCCAGGCTGGACGGGCCACAGCTGCAGGAAAG CCTGTGACACGGGCCGCTGGGGTCTGGactgtgtgagtgtctgtgactGTGGAAACAGAGACGGAGGGTGTGACGCTCAGACGGGACGCTGTCATTGTGAGGCGGGCTTCACTGGACCACGATGTGACCAGA AATGCCCTGCTGGTTCATTCGGCCCGGGCTGTAAGCATCGCTGCCAGTGTGAAAACCAGGCATCATGTGACCATGTGGGTGGAGCTTGCACCTGTAAGATTGGCTGGACtggaacattctgtgaaaaag cctgtCCGCAGGGTTTCTATGGCCTGGACTGTcagcagaggtgtgtgtgtatgaacgGGGGGCTCTGTGATCATGTCAGCGGTGAATGTGCCTGTCGGCCCGGCTGGGTCGGCCCACACTGTAACCAAA CGTGTCCTGCTGGCCTGTACGGAGTGAGCTGTTCTCAGACGTGTGTTTGTCACAATAACAGCAGCTGTGACGCTGTCAGCGGTCAGTGTGAGTGCAGCGCAGGGTGGACGGGAGACACCTGCACACAAC GTTGTTCTCCAGGTTTCTTCGGGACGGGCTGTGCTCAGAGGTGTCTGTGTCAGAGCGGGGGTTCCTGTGACCCTGAGAGCGGCCGCTGCTTCTGTCCCAGCGGATGGACGGGTTCAGCCTGTGAACTGG agtGTCGGTTGGGTTGGTTCTGTCAGGACAGATGTGAGTGTCTGAACGGTGCTCAGTGTGACGGACAGACGGGGCGGTGTGTTTGTCAGCCGGGCTGGACGGGACAGCACTGTGAGAATG cgtgTGTATCCGGGCGGTTTGGAGTCAGCTGTGAGGGCCGGTGTGAGTGTGATCACAGCGCTCACTGTCATCATGTGAGTGGACAGTGTCTCTGTCCTGCAGGATGGAGAGGAAGACACTGTGAGAAAG cttgTCTTCCGGGCTCGTATGGTCAGGACTGTGTCCAGCGCTGCTTCTGCCCACCAGGTACATCATGCCATCATGTGACGGGACGCTGCGGCTGCCCTCCCGGCTACACGGGCAACGGCTGCGAGCAGA TCTGTCTGCCCGGCACCTTCGGCATCAACTGCAATCAGCTGTGTCAGTGTTCAGAGAGAAACCAGCTGTGCCACCCGGTGTCTGGAGTGTGTTACTGCGCGCCTGGATTCACAGGACCCAAGTGTGAACAGG CGTGTGCCGAGGGTTTCTACGGTCCCGGCTGCGAGCGTCGCTGTCAGTGTGAGAACGGAGGGGTTTGTCTTTCAGTCTCGGGCGCCTGTGAGTGTCCGGCCGGATTCATTGGGGCCCGCTGTCATCTCA CGTGTCCGGCGGGACGCTACGGGCCGGACTGTGGCCGTGTGGCTGTCTGTGGAAAGAGGGCGAGGAGTGACCCGGTCACCGGC cagtgtgtgtgtgtgtgtgtgtgtagtatgtccCGTGGGCCGTTCGGACCGGACTGCTCTCAGCGTTGTGACTGCAGTAACAGAGGCCTGTGTGACGCCGGCTCTGGAAACTGTTCATGTGGCCTCGGCTGGACCGGCTCGCGCTGTGAGAGAG agTGTGCTGAGGGTCGCTTCGGTCCTGACTGTGCTCTGCAGTGCTTGTGTCAGAATAACAGCACATGTGACCGCGTGACAGGAAGCTGCCGGTGTCAGCCGGGATATTACGGTCATCTCTGTCAACACG cgtGTCCTGCCGGTCTGTTCGGCTCTGGCTGTCAGCAGGTCTGTGACTGTGTGAACGGGGCTTCATGTCACCCCAGAACCGGACAGTGTGTCTGTCCTGCTGGATTTCACGGCTCTCGCTGTGAGAGAG AATGTGAGCAGGGCACGTTTGGTCTGAACTGCTCTCGGTCATGTGACTGTGCGGAGGACACAGCGTGTGACCCGGTGAGCGGCAGGTGTATCTGTGCCTCAGGAAAGACGGGCGTCCGGTGTGACGGCG ACTGCAGTGAGGCGCGGTTCGGACCTGACTGTGCGCTCAGCTGTGAGTGTGAGAACGGCTCTCTGTGCGACCGCAGAAACGGACGCTGCCTGTGTCTGAGCGGCTGGATCGGACTCACATGCTCACAAC GTGTCCCTCCAGACGTCTAG